Proteins co-encoded in one Haladaptatus sp. ZSTT2 genomic window:
- a CDS encoding MaoC family dehydratase: MRKARSDCYMIPASFEEFEPGQTFEFGSHTLTEAEIIEFAEEYDPQPFHVSAEAAADTMFGGLIASGWQTCSVTMRLLVDNFMNKTASLGAAGVDELRWLQPVRPGDTLSVRIEVLETSPAENDPTRGNVTYELSTYNQNDEKVLSMKALGMIGRDA, from the coding sequence GTGCGCAAGGCGAGAAGCGACTGCTACATGATTCCCGCCTCCTTCGAGGAGTTCGAACCGGGGCAGACCTTCGAATTCGGCAGTCACACGCTCACCGAAGCCGAAATCATTGAGTTTGCCGAGGAGTACGACCCCCAGCCATTCCACGTCAGTGCCGAAGCAGCCGCGGACACGATGTTCGGCGGCCTCATCGCAAGCGGGTGGCAGACCTGCTCGGTGACGATGCGCCTGCTCGTCGATAATTTCATGAACAAAACCGCGAGCCTCGGTGCGGCCGGTGTCGATGAACTGCGCTGGCTCCAACCAGTCAGGCCGGGCGACACCCTCTCTGTGCGTATCGAAGTGCTCGAAACCTCGCCCGCAGAAAACGACCCGACGCGCGGGAACGTCACCTACGAACTCTCGACGTACAATCAAAACGACGAAAAGGTGCTGTCGATGAAAGCCCTCGGAATGATTGGCCGAGACGCCTAA
- a CDS encoding PH domain-containing protein, translating into MARGAPLLWSVLISLPFLIGGGRILLGMTSLVYPQLLGWALVVFGLVIVAIGAYVQRTAPAAVQLSANEYIIDRRHPTQRVATVRLTGGFVFLSVATYLTYFTQEPLVYPLVALILGLVLFSQGLFTYWANSLTTYYLTNERVISEYRFISLVRKELPLSKVRGIQENRSLLETVVGLGNVQIAAGGSGHLEIILRNVRDSTGFADHLREPI; encoded by the coding sequence ATGGCCCGCGGCGCACCGCTCCTCTGGAGTGTGCTCATCTCCCTGCCGTTTCTCATCGGTGGTGGGCGGATTCTGCTCGGTATGACCAGCCTCGTCTACCCGCAGCTGCTTGGCTGGGCACTGGTGGTGTTTGGCCTCGTCATCGTCGCCATCGGCGCGTACGTCCAGCGGACGGCCCCAGCGGCGGTGCAACTCAGCGCCAACGAGTACATCATCGACCGACGCCATCCGACTCAGCGCGTCGCGACCGTCCGGCTCACCGGTGGCTTCGTCTTTCTCTCGGTTGCGACGTATCTCACCTACTTCACCCAAGAGCCGCTCGTCTACCCGCTCGTGGCGCTCATCCTCGGGCTGGTGTTGTTCTCACAGGGGCTGTTCACCTACTGGGCGAACTCGCTTACGACCTACTACCTGACCAACGAGCGAGTCATCAGCGAGTACCGATTCATCTCGCTCGTCCGCAAGGAACTCCCGCTTTCTAAGGTCAGGGGGATCCAAGAGAACCGGTCGCTGCTCGAAACCGTCGTCGGACTCGGAAACGTCCAAATCGCCGCCGGCGGGAGTGGACACCTCGAAATCATTCTTCGCAACGTCCGCGACTCGACCGGCTTCGCAGACCACCTGCGCGAACCCATCTAA